A stretch of the Osmerus mordax isolate fOsmMor3 chromosome 12, fOsmMor3.pri, whole genome shotgun sequence genome encodes the following:
- the mtus1a gene encoding microtubule-associated tumor suppressor 1 homolog A isoform X2 codes for MGCSGSRECLSASCAGRDGRDEAMKRRKELSQEMIALKGELVSSSHTCDRLKQEKEEALSTMEEVLLKVQEQHGSQLAQLEDRLQTFYQAEWDKVHLTYQQEADKYKALMEQQMGELRATHDDLRQMLENRHSEQLQSVQKQHEDSLEEMRTTHKQELQTLERTLKEAEATLSGQIQELTAENGTLSQRLKAEEDRRRELADKNQKDSHTLYLEQELESLKVVLDIKIKQLHQQEKKLMQMDKLMEKSVKLDECLQKVQQENEDLRARMDKHSALSRQLSTEQAVLQESLQKESKVNKRLSMENEELLWKLHNGDLSSPRKMSPTSPALSIQSPRSSAIFSSPPVSPR; via the exons ATGGGCTGCTCGGGGAGCAGAGAGTGCCTTAGCGCTTCATGTGCTGGAAGAGACGGG CGTGACGAGGCCATGAAGCGACGCAAGGAGCTGTCCCAGGAGATGATCGCCCTGAAGGGAGAGCTGG TGAGCTCTTCCCACACCTGCGACCGTCTgaagcaggagaaggaggaggctcTGTCCACCATGGAGGAGGTGCTGCTGAAGGTGCAGGAGCAGCATGGCAGCCAGCTGGCCCAGCTGGAGGACAGGCTGCAGACCTTCTACCAGGCAGAGTGGGACAAGGTCCACCTCACCTACCAGCAGGAGGCTGACAAGTACAAGGCCTTGATGGAGCAGCAG ATGGGGGAGCTGAGGGCCACTCATGATGACCTGAGACAGATGCTGGAAAACAGACACTCAGAACAACTCCAGAGTGTCCAAAAGCAGCATGAAGACTCGCTGGAGG AGATGAGGACGACTCACAAGCAAGAGCTGCAGACTTTAGAGAGAACACTGAAGGAGGCTGAGGCCACTCTGTCT GGCCAGATCCAGGAGCTGACAGCCGAAAACGGCACTCTCAGCCAGAGGCTGAAggcggaggaggacaggaggagggagctgGCTGACAAGAACCAG AAGGACTCCCACACCCTGTACctggagcaggagctggagagccTCAAGGTGGTGCTGGACATCAAGATCAAGCAGCTGCACCAGCAGGAGAAGAAGCTCATGCAGATGGACAAGCTG ATGGAGAAGAGTGTGAAGCTGGACGAGTGCCTTCAGAAGGTCCAGCAGGAGAATGAGGACCTGAGAGcccgcatggacaaacacagtGCCCTGTCAAG ACAGCTGTCTACGGAGCAGGCTGTTCTCCAGGAGTCGCTCCAGAAGGAGTCCAAGGTCAACAAGCGTCTTTCCATGGAGAACGAGGAGCTCCTGTGGAAGCTCCACAACGGCGACCTGAGCAGCCCCCGCAAGATGTCCCCCACCTCGCCTGCCCTCAGCATCCAGTCGCCCCGCAGCTCGGCCATCTTCTCCAGCCCCCCCGTCTCACCCAGATAA